Proteins encoded together in one Henckelia pumila isolate YLH828 unplaced genomic scaffold, ASM3356847v2 CTG_477:::fragment_3, whole genome shotgun sequence window:
- the LOC140872846 gene encoding UDP-galactose/UDP-glucose transporter 7 isoform X3 translates to MGYTNAKELNVETAKKLVPVSLFYNANVAFALASLKGVNIPMYIAIKRLTPLAVLVAGFFTGKGRPSTQVTLSVLLTAAGVLIAALGDFSFDLFGYSMALTSVFFQTMYLVLVERSGAEDGLSSVEIMFYNSVLSLPFLLFLIVTTGEFPNSMSILFSKSTSLAFFVILLLSLVMGIVLNYTMFLCTIVNSALTTTIVGVLKGVGSTTLGFVLLGGVQVHALNVTGLVINTAGGVWYSYSKYQQKKRNKLPKLTADLEMHKK, encoded by the exons ATGGGATATACAAATGCCAAAGAATTGAATGTAGAAACGGCAAAAAAACTTGTTCCAGTTTCCTTGTTCTACAATGCTAATGTGGCCTTCGCTTTAGCAAGCTTGAAAGGAGTAAATATTCCAATGTACATTGCCATCAAAAGATTAACACCACTTGCTGTACTTGTAGCTGGATTCTTTACAGGAAAGGGGAGACCTTCAACTCAG GTTACTCTGTCTGTTCTTCTAACTGCTGCTGGAGTTCTTATAGCAGCACTTGGTGATTTTTCTTTTGATCTTTTCGGATATTCAATGGCACTTACTTCCGTTTTTTTTCAG ACCATGTACCTTGTATTAGTGGAGAGATCAGGTGCAGAGGATGGGCTTTCTTCAGTTGAAATCATGTTTTATAACAGCGTTTTATCGTTACCTTTTCTGCTATTCCTCATCGTAACTACCGGAGAATTTCCGAATTCCATGTCCATACTTTTTTCCAAG AGCACTTCACTCGCATTTTTTGTCATTCTTCTTCTTTCCCTGGTGATGGGAATAGTTCTGAATTACACCATGTTCTTGTGTACCATTGTCAACTCTGCTTTAACGACTACCATTGTTGGCGTCCTCAAAGGTGTTGGCTCGACA aCGCTCGGCTTTGTCTTGCTAGGCGGAGTACAAGTACATGCTTTAAATGTCACCGGGCTTGTGATCAACACCGCCGGTGGTGTTTGGTATTCTTATTCAAAATATCAGCAGAAGAAGAGAAACAAGTTGCCTAAGTTGACGGCAGACTTGGAAATGCATAAAAAATGA
- the LOC140872850 gene encoding serine/arginine-rich splicing factor RSZ22A, translating into MSRVYVGNLDPRVSERELEDEFRVFGVIRSVWVARRPPGYAFVDFDDRRDAQDAIREIDGKNGWRVELSHNSKGGGGGGGGRGGGRGRSGSDLKCYECGEPGHFARECRVQGGSGRRRSRSPPRYRRSPSYGKRSYSPRGRTSRRRSLSPRGRSLSKSPYRGRDEVPYANGNGIRERRRSRSRS; encoded by the exons ATGTCGAGGGTTTATGTTGGAAATTTGGACCCGCGCGTATCTGAGCGTGAACTTGAGGACGAATTTCGTGTTTTTGGAGTTATCAGGAG TGTGTGGGTTGCAAGGAGGCCTCCTGGCTATGCTTTCGTTGATTTTGACGATCGAAGGGATGCTCAAGATGCCATTAGGGAGATTGATG GTAAAAATGGTTGGAGAGTTGAGCTTTCACACAACTCAAAAGGTGGTGGAGGAGGTGGTGGTGGCCGTGGTGGGGGTCGTGgtcgttccggatctgatttgaAATGCTATGAATGTGGCGAGCCTGGCCATTTTGCCCGTGAGTGCAGGGTGCAAGGAGGTTCTGGAAGGCGTAGGAGTCGTAGCCCTCCTAGGTATCGCCGGAGCCCAAGTTATGGTAAAAG GAGTTACAGTCCCCGTGGTCGCACTTCTCGACGCCGCAGCTTGTCTCCCAGGGGTCGCAGCCTCAGCAAGTCTCCATATCGTGGACGAGACGAGGTGCCATATGCCAACGG AAATGGCATCAGGGAGAGGCGCAGGAGCAGGAGCCGGAGTTGA
- the LOC140872846 gene encoding UDP-galactose/UDP-glucose transporter 7 isoform X2 — protein sequence MTALLIRISRVMGYTNAKELNVETAKKLVPVSLFYNANVAFALASLKGVNIPMYIAIKRLTPLAVLVAGFFTGKGRPSTQVTLSVLLTAAGVLIAALGDFSFDLFGYSMALTSVFFQTMYLVLVERSGAEDGLSSVEIMFYNSVLSLPFLLFLIVTTGEFPNSMSILFSKSTSLAFFVILLLSLVMGIVLNYTMFLCTIVNSALTTTIVGVLKGVGSTTLGFVLLGGVQVHALNVTGLVINTAGGVWYSYSKYQQKKRNKLPKLTADLEMHKK from the exons AGAGTTATGGGATATACAAATGCCAAAGAATTGAATGTAGAAACGGCAAAAAAACTTGTTCCAGTTTCCTTGTTCTACAATGCTAATGTGGCCTTCGCTTTAGCAAGCTTGAAAGGAGTAAATATTCCAATGTACATTGCCATCAAAAGATTAACACCACTTGCTGTACTTGTAGCTGGATTCTTTACAGGAAAGGGGAGACCTTCAACTCAG GTTACTCTGTCTGTTCTTCTAACTGCTGCTGGAGTTCTTATAGCAGCACTTGGTGATTTTTCTTTTGATCTTTTCGGATATTCAATGGCACTTACTTCCGTTTTTTTTCAG ACCATGTACCTTGTATTAGTGGAGAGATCAGGTGCAGAGGATGGGCTTTCTTCAGTTGAAATCATGTTTTATAACAGCGTTTTATCGTTACCTTTTCTGCTATTCCTCATCGTAACTACCGGAGAATTTCCGAATTCCATGTCCATACTTTTTTCCAAG AGCACTTCACTCGCATTTTTTGTCATTCTTCTTCTTTCCCTGGTGATGGGAATAGTTCTGAATTACACCATGTTCTTGTGTACCATTGTCAACTCTGCTTTAACGACTACCATTGTTGGCGTCCTCAAAGGTGTTGGCTCGACA aCGCTCGGCTTTGTCTTGCTAGGCGGAGTACAAGTACATGCTTTAAATGTCACCGGGCTTGTGATCAACACCGCCGGTGGTGTTTGGTATTCTTATTCAAAATATCAGCAGAAGAAGAGAAACAAGTTGCCTAAGTTGACGGCAGACTTGGAAATGCATAAAAAATGA